Proteins encoded by one window of Propionispora hippei DSM 15287:
- a CDS encoding LysR family transcriptional regulator produces the protein MLDLKKLQYFLTVAEEGHITKAAKRLNIAQPPLSHQLKVLEQDLGVQLLQKVGRNIQLTEAGRTLRTRGEQIFELVKTVEKELQDVCNGGTGTLSIGSATSWGATFLSEQIAEYNLRYPNIQFRICEDVGHNIVSLLTNGVIELGVILPPFNTELYEAIPMPAEPLMAAMTNKWDDQPSRSDASLTELAKKPLIVHRRSERLLVYYQENKLEPQIVCIHDDVRSMLLLANTGLGVAIVPKTITRSKFGDGLIYKEITKPGSRLTPYIIWMRNRNLSAAARNFVRMITENK, from the coding sequence ATGTTGGATTTAAAGAAGCTGCAATATTTTCTTACTGTTGCTGAAGAAGGACACATTACCAAAGCGGCAAAAAGATTAAATATAGCGCAGCCACCGTTAAGCCACCAGCTAAAAGTATTGGAGCAGGATTTGGGCGTGCAGCTCTTGCAGAAGGTGGGGCGAAATATTCAGTTAACCGAAGCCGGTCGTACACTGCGTACCCGTGGTGAACAAATTTTCGAATTAGTTAAAACAGTCGAAAAGGAGCTGCAGGATGTCTGTAATGGGGGAACAGGCACATTGTCTATTGGTTCGGCTACCTCATGGGGGGCAACGTTTTTATCTGAACAGATCGCTGAATATAATCTCCGGTATCCGAATATCCAGTTCCGTATCTGTGAAGATGTGGGTCATAATATAGTTTCTTTGTTAACCAATGGTGTTATTGAACTGGGAGTTATACTGCCACCATTCAATACGGAACTTTATGAAGCAATACCAATGCCTGCGGAGCCTTTGATGGCAGCTATGACCAATAAGTGGGATGATCAACCTTCCAGATCTGACGCGAGTCTTACCGAACTGGCTAAAAAACCGTTAATTGTCCATCGCAGGAGTGAAAGGCTCCTGGTGTATTATCAGGAAAATAAACTGGAACCACAGATCGTGTGCATTCATGATGACGTGCGCTCCATGTTGTTACTGGCCAATACCGGACTTGGTGTGGCCATTGTGCCAAAAACAATTACCCGCTCGAAGTTTGGAGATGGCCTCATCTACAAAGAAATTACCAAGCCGGGTTCCCGGCTGACGCCATATATTATATGGATGCGCAATCGTAATTTATCGGCAGCAGCCCGCAATTTCGTTAGAATGATTACGGAAAATAAATAA
- a CDS encoding ABC transporter permease: MKLYKVVMKEFRYIFSQKRIGLLLFGVPFSFSVLFGLIYSTEIVKSIPTVIYDQAQSGASRSLVQDFADSQRFRIVGVVNTQEEMEQYIINEEAIVAVGIPFDFSKQIKLGHGGEVVLEINATNIMYSNTVMTFGREIITSYNAGVGQKLVEGVNQVPQQALHTVAPVILKQRLLYNPTNSYTAFLLPGLVANGVQIGIILCVCTALLREFGATGLWRTTSPAVIVTGKLLAYWLCSMVAIIMSIAVCISAFKIVLRGSMGSLLLICSAFTFMIVNLGLLFSAMARDERMPVHPVMLLYIMPAFLYSGYNWPHIAKSSFVYAYSLLLPMTYAADTIRDILLAGYSPDLLLNSAVLYIAGNVVWTLTIVVCKHRCKSLVAATSQEVRP; encoded by the coding sequence ATGAAACTATATAAGGTTGTTATGAAGGAATTTCGTTATATTTTTTCCCAAAAAAGAATCGGGTTGCTGTTATTTGGAGTTCCTTTTAGCTTTTCAGTGTTGTTTGGCTTGATCTATAGCACGGAAATAGTGAAGTCAATCCCCACGGTGATTTATGATCAGGCTCAGTCGGGTGCAAGCCGTTCTTTGGTGCAGGATTTCGCCGATTCACAGCGTTTCCGGATTGTTGGGGTGGTCAACACCCAAGAGGAAATGGAGCAGTACATCATAAATGAAGAAGCAATTGTCGCGGTCGGCATTCCCTTCGATTTTTCAAAACAAATAAAGCTGGGCCATGGTGGGGAAGTAGTCTTGGAGATAAATGCTACAAATATTATGTATTCAAATACGGTTATGACCTTCGGCAGGGAGATTATTACCTCCTATAACGCTGGAGTAGGGCAAAAATTGGTTGAGGGGGTAAATCAGGTTCCTCAGCAAGCTTTGCATACAGTAGCGCCTGTAATTCTGAAACAGCGATTATTATACAATCCCACTAACTCATATACTGCCTTTTTACTGCCAGGCTTGGTGGCTAATGGTGTGCAAATAGGTATTATTTTATGTGTATGTACAGCGTTGCTACGGGAATTTGGGGCCACGGGGTTATGGCGAACAACCTCGCCCGCTGTAATTGTAACCGGAAAACTATTAGCTTATTGGCTATGTTCTATGGTAGCTATAATCATGTCTATTGCCGTGTGTATTAGTGCCTTTAAGATAGTGCTTCGGGGGAGTATGGGAAGCCTGCTGTTGATTTGCAGTGCCTTTACTTTTATGATAGTAAATCTGGGATTGCTGTTTTCGGCAATGGCTCGGGACGAAAGAATGCCGGTACATCCCGTAATGTTGCTCTATATAATGCCCGCTTTTTTGTATAGTGGATATAACTGGCCTCATATAGCAAAAAGCAGCTTTGTTTACGCATATTCCTTGCTCTTACCCATGACATATGCGGCAGATACGATCCGCGATATTTTACTTGCAGGATATTCCCCAGATTTATTACTGAATAGTGCTGTTTTATATATTGCCGGCAACGTTGTATGGACATTGACTATTGTTGTTTGCAAGCACCGTTGTAAGAGCCTGGTTGCTGCAACTTCACAGGAGGTGCGGCCGTGA